Within Anguilla anguilla isolate fAngAng1 chromosome 11, fAngAng1.pri, whole genome shotgun sequence, the genomic segment GTCGAAGGGCCTTCCGGAGACCTGATCCCCCAGATGAAGGAGCTCTTCGGCGTCCAGACTTTCGACTTCGTTTTCCTGGACCACTGGAAGGACCGCTACCTGCCCGACGCCAAGCTGCTCGAGGTACGCAGCGGTACAGCGCATCCGCAGCCGCCGCGCAGTCACTGCCTCGGGGTTGCCAGGGTTACCAGGGGGTTGCCAGGGTTACTTTGGCTAGCTGGCCGGAGCGAGGTTTGAGATCGCGAGCGGAcgggtgggtgggagggaagtGTCGGTGACTGAGATCGCGAACTGGCGGTTATGTGTGCTGTCAGCGAGATAGGCAGATAATCAACGGACGCTCTGTAACCTTTATGGACCAATCTCACTCCTGCGAGCTGATACAAAATTTGTTTAATCGCAGAGCTGCTTTCTTTTTAGTTACGGCCTTTTTATCTGATGCGAGATGCGTTTGGGTAGCGTGAGAGCGTTAGACAGAGCCTGAAAGCACGTGACTCCAGAAGAGTGAAAAGTAGGCAACCCTGGTAGCTACACACGTGTACAATAAAGACACCAACAccaccagttacacacacacacaagatcaCCGATCTGAACTCAGCACTAcatgtctgtccgtccgtctctctgtccgtcCAGGAGTGCGGCCTGCTCAGGAAAGGCTCCGTGCTGCTGGCGGACAACGTCATCTGCCCCGGGACCCCGGAGTACCTGGAGTACGTCCGAAACAGCCCCCGCTACGAGAGCCGCTACTTCCGGTCGCACCTGGAGTACACGCGGGCGGAGGACGGGCTGGAGAAGTCCGTCTTCctggggtagagagagagagaaacgcggACACGTCTCGCGCGTCCAAAAACCGTTTACAGGAGCGAGAAGTCGCCCTCCTGCTTCAGTTTAGCAGCAGTATTAACTGCAGGGCTCTCGTACCCAACACAGatattccttttaaaaacattttaaaaaaaggtgaagCACAATTGTCGCCCCTCACTTCACTCACTTGTGTGAAGCTGGACGGGCGGCATTTAGAACGACTCGCTGTCTGGAGACTGCTACTGAAGGACCACTGAAATGGATCAAATTGTGCAGAAAACTTAACCAATCAGAAACCAGAAAGCGCCGAGTGTGCAGTATGAGTACCAAAAACTTAACCAATCAGAAACCAGAAAGCCCTGAATGTGCAGTCTGAGTACAGAAAACTTAACCAATCAGAAACCAGAAAGCCCTGAGTGTGCAATGAGTACAGAAAACTAAACCAATCAGAAACCAGAAAGCCCTGAGTGTGCAATGAGTACAGAAAACTTAACCAATCAGAAACCAGAAAGCCCTGAGTGTGCAGTATGAGTACCAAAAActtaaccaatcagaaacaagAAAGCCCTGAATGTGCAGTCTGAGTACAGAAAACTTAACCAATCAGAAACCAGAAAGCCCTGAATGTACAGTCTGAGTACAGAAAACTTAACCAATCAGAAACCAGAAAGCCCTGAGTGTGCAATGAGTGCAGAAAACTAAACCAATCAGAAACCAGAAAGCCCTGAGTGTGCAATAAGTACAGAAAACTAAACCAATCAGAATCCAGAAAGCCATGAGAGAGCTTTTTTAATGTGAGTTACATGCAGATTTACCTTCATTACTGTGTCCCAAATAAATCCAGTATATTTTTACTGGATTTTAGGCATCCTGTACAAAGTGAGTTACAAAGAACCATCAGCTGGATtagtatacatttttacataatactGCACTACATACATCCCATAAAACAGTAGAGAGAATTTCAATTTTCACTTCTCCTGGATAAGTGTCTGGGATTCCTTGAACCAAAAAGAGTGCCAATGTACATTTAATTTCCCTTTGTGATTGCTTTTTTATGGGGCTTTAATAAATGcttaaatatttgaaacattaaacattaaaaagtaataaatgtTACAATTTGTGTAATTACCTTTGtgtcttgtttttgttcagcATTTTCCATTACAGTAAATCACACAGAGAACGTAAAATCAGATTCAAAAAGTTAAGCTGCATTAAGGAATGTTTACTGTTTCAACACAGAAGCATCAAGTATGAAAACCATGTTGATTACCATCTATATGGATAGGACCTTGACAGTAATTATCCAATTGTCCTCATGATCAGACTTAATTTACTCTTGTATGAAAGTGAACCCAAGTGATGtctcattcaaaaataaaatttaaaagtcAGTTATGAACACTGCCTAACCACATTTTGTATTCATCGCTTAGCAGATTAAGTAAGGCGCGATTTCGATAGCACAGTACGCAGTGTTTAATCAAGAGACCACAAGTGTTAGCCAAACTCAACGCAAGCTATGATGACAAATGTTCATATACTGTCTGTATTTCAACTGGAGAAAAGAATACATGAACaccaattaattttaaatattttatgaggtGAAAACAGTTAGCAGTAAAATAGCGGTCTTGAACAGGCAGGGCAAGAGAACGCTAACCCCACAGAGGTAAGCGGTAAAATGGCGGTCTTGAACAGACAGGGCAAGAgaaccctaaccccacacatGTAAGCGGTGAcgtcaaaaataaacacatcgAAGAAAAGGTGTCTTGTGGGCAGGTGGAGGTACAGGCCGTTGTCCAGGCTGTGTAGTGGtgacacacaaaataaacacggTGGGAGAACGTGTCCAGTTCGTTTACTGGTGCTCTGGTCTGAGCACACAGACTCAGTCCCTGGGCGCCGTGCTGTTGAAGATCTTGGCCAGCAGGGACACGTTGGACTGAGCCTTCTCCTGGATGAGCCGGGCCTTGTCCTGGGCCTTCTCCAGGCCCTTCCGGGAGACGGCATGCCGACGGAGGCGTCCCTGGCGCATCTCGTCCTCGGTGCGCCGCTGCGTGAAGTCCCAGCTCTTCTCCTCCGCCGCCTCGCCCTTCCTCTGCCTCGTCTTCCTCAGCTTGTCCAGGTTGCGGCTCTTCTCCACGTTGGCCAGGTAGAAGTTGGTCTCGCGCTTGGCCTGCGAGATCTCGGTGCGCATGCGCTGTTGCCGCACCGTCTGCTCGTAGGCCAGCCGCTCGCTCAGGTGGCACCAGTGGAACCTGTGCAGgtactggagagagagagagagagagagagagggagggggagagagggagagagagcgggaaacATGCGGTCAGCAAGCagtctcaaaaaaataaatacatttttaaaagtctttattaataaaaatggctgcttttatttattgtatccCTTTCGTTGTAACTTGTACCTTATTCTTTTATCTCTTCTGGAAAGGACTTACCAGGTTTTAACTGGTtcagttcaaaaaaataaaaacccagtgTTTCTTTTTACTGAAAGCAAGATAATGCTAAaatcaaaacagattttttaaatttgttgtttaattatttaattaatctcCTCGTGCATATTCACTGCTTTACTGTCTGTGCAGAGTCTCCACTGAAAgagtttccatggaaactcaCACGTTAAAGACGAAGAAAGCGGCCTGACCTTGATGCACCAGAGGTCGTCGCTGAAGTGGTTCCTCTTGCGGgcgcccatgggcgtgttgTGCAGGCTGGCGGCCACCTTCTTGGCCACGCGCTTGTCCCTGAACTCCACCCAGCCCTCCGTGAAGCTGCGAGCCTTACTGcccgtcttcttcttcttcctcctgaTGGAgtggtctgagagagagagagagagagggggagggtgggagtgagagagagggagggagcgagggagagagtgcgaacacaagagagagagagagagagggagggtgggagtgagagagagagagagagagggagggtgggagttagagagagagagagagagagggagggtgggagtgagagagggagagagagagggagggagtgagagagagagagagagagagagggagggtgggagagagagagagagagagagagagagagggagggaggaagagagagagcgagagagatagagagagccattaaagtgtgcatttgtgtggttTAAAATACCAACCGCCGATCGAAAGCAATTTCACTGAATGTGTAAATTAGGACCAACGCAGTCTCTGAAAGAAAAGACCGAATGCAACTGCACTGAAAAATAGACCTGGCAGGCTCACGGCTGACACCAGAGTTGCTTTTGCTACGACTCTCCTGATCTTAAATACTGTTCCACATATTAACGGCGTAACGAGCAAAACGACAGAGTTCAAATCCCGGCCTAAGGCCGTTCTGTGTGGCATTCTCCTGCTCTTGTGTCCGAGTGGGTTTCCTGCTCCTGGTCCTCCGGTTTCCTTCCGCAATCCAGACGCCCATACAGGCCTCTAAATTGTCAGTCTAAACTGTCCTTGACGCATGAATGtgggagtgaatggtgtgtgtgccttgtggTGATTTGGTAACCTGagcagggtgtattcctgccttgtCCCCATTGCatcctgggataggctccagcccccacccccaggaccCTGACCAGGTGAGTGAgcggtttagaaaatggatggatggctggatggaagggaggaaggatggatggaaggatggatggatggatattttaAACCTTACCCTCAGGCTGCAGAAATATCCGCCCTATTTCTCCATAGCAACTGAGCATGTTCCGCATGTGTTTGGGCCTCAGCCTGGGTGGGATGTGCCCCAGATAGACTATCCCAGGCGCAGTCTTCTTTTTTGAGGACTTCTCCTTATCTTCATCTTTATCCTCATCTTCTCCTTGCGTTCCGTCGTTTTCTTCCTCCTCAGTCTCCACATCGCCTTCGCTCCCCGCCTCCCGGCTGTCCTCGAGCTCTTCAGTCGCACTTTCCTCCATCTCACCAGAGGTGTCCGTCACcgtggcccctcccacctccagcGCGGTAGCCTCCTCTTCTGTGTCCGACATTCTGTAACGGTCCAGCACAGAAGGGGATTAATAACGTGACACCCGGACAACTTACAGAAGAAATCTGAGAAAATGAACATCCCTTCCTGGCCAtgaaatttgttattattatctgACCCATTCCTTTCCACGTGCGTCCCGTGTGTGTACTCGTGCGCATTTCTGCAACCAGCTCTATTAGTTCAGCACATCTCTTCTTATGATATAAAAGCCGCGGCGTTTGCATTTGCAGGCCACCTATTCAGCTTGCGGACACATCGGAGTCTGAAGAGGGGTAACTTAGCAGAGAGTCGCTGGTGTAACTAACATCACACACGGACGACCCCATCCCAGCAATGCTAGGGTAGTAACTACTACATACTGCATTGTCACAGACCAGATTCGACGAGGAGCCCCATCCATACGCTAACGTTAAAACGGCAATCCATTCACAGATCAGCCACCAGCAGCCCCAGCTGCGCAAATTATAATAACACAGggaaacataataaaatgagGCCATTATCGCAGATTAGATTGactactttattttaaaaatgaaacttatTAGTTGAAGTAaaaatcacaagttcaacaaaTCCACAGAAATTGCACTGTATCGAATATGAGTGTCCCTTAAAACAGGCAAGCCGGAAATAATGCACACGATAGACCGGCGTTACTCCAACACGCGCAGCTCAATATGACTAAGGTACTGATAATTCACTGGATAAATTCTATTTTTCGATTGTATCAACTAACCCGCGAATTCAGTTTAGTTGGAATTGTCTTACCTCGCTGAAAGGCAATACTTCGTTCTGCAATACTCTTTCTAATGCATATTTTAGAAAGTATTAAAACGTGTGTTTACGAAAAGTCGCTTCAGCCATGATTGCACACGTGCACAGTGTCTGCTTCTTCTACTTCCTCATTGAGGCGGATTGTAAGCCCAAACTGGTTCATTACTGCCACCTACTGTGTTGGAGTGTCAAGACTAAAATTACACTAAACCCAGTTTATCCTTGTTGGCAAATTTCGTTGACCAGCTGCTGATAGGGTTCAAGTTTCCATGCATGAAACCAGAGAGATCTCGTTTGTAATTTTACATCGCAAGTACTGTTATTATcttgtatattttcatttagcaCCATACGGCCCTGAGCATTCAATGGATTAATAAAAAGAACGCGGCCTAATCCAAGGCAGTCAAAAGATGACATGGCAATAGGCTAGACATTCTCCAGGAAAGTAGTTTTGGGTGTTCTATTTCACTCATGGAAGACTAGACAAGAGAAGCACGTGTCCGTATAGGGAATCTATTCGGGTCAAAAGCGTGCGTGAAGAATTAACGACGCAAAAACTATACCGATGTTGACAAGTAACACTGTGTAGTGTATGAGCCAAAacaattataatattttaaaatcaaatttgcGGTTGAAATGCATCGTATCGTTAAAATGGATGCTCAATATCTCGCCATGCCTCGCACCCATATGTATGACAGGCTAGCTCCACCCCTGCTAATTATCTGTATAGTGTCCTAAGTATACATGGTATATGCTGTCCACGTTTCCAGGGTCACAGCGATCTGATTTATTCAGTGAGTCCACAAGTATTACCATTGCACAACACAGGGTGGAGACATTACACTGAGATATATAGCTTTCTCCCATTTCTCAAACATCAGCATGGAAGTAGAGCCTTGTAGACAATAGCATTAGTAATATTACaggatgatgttttttttgttgttttttttaaatatcggAATAATTTTAGTTTCATGACAAGCGACAACGTTATCCTGGAGGGATATTCAACTGGGAATACTCGTGTATTTTCAACGGCTTTTTTTTGAATGACCACCTGAGGGCAAGTAAGGGCAAAAAAAGGAAGCAGATCcagtgacaggaagtgaggtcgaTCCCACCCCTGAAACCCCGCCCCTTTCTGCAGGAGGCTGCACgggtgcttttaaaaaaaaaaaaaaatgcagggcCATGTGCCCATGGCATGTGTGCTGCTGCATTATTGAAGGGGCTCTGGTGTGCTAAGTGCTCTGCATCCCCGTCAGTGGCTCCCCCCCTCCATTTAAATATAAACCTGAGCGCTACTAAGCCTGGGGAGTccgctggggaggggggagagctgCGGCGTGTTTCATACTGAATATgcgtgctatgtgtgtgtgtgagggagtgtgtgtgctatgtgtgtgtgtgagagggagggagagagtgagtgtgtgtgtgtgtgtgtgtgtgtgtgtgagagggagagagtgagtgtgtgtgtgtgtgagagggagagagtgagtgtgtgtgtgtgtgtgagagagagggagagagtgagtgtgtgtgtgagaaagaaagagagagagagaggagttggATGCATTAAGATGGACAGAAGAGAGATacacatttgttattttctaCTTTCACCAACTTGCAAGTTTAAACTCAAGTTTTGAAATTATTGGTGATTTTAGTGCATGAAAACCAAGTTAGAATCCAGGCATATTCATATAATTTCAATATTAGTTTCAATGTTAATTAgatactgtattttatattctATTTATGCATGTAGGAACATTATAGGTTAAGTATAGGTATCATAATTATTGAGAAAACCGTCAAGACACGATAACATGATTATtgtgtttagaaaaaaaagataagggCCCATAAAAAATATACCGTACCTCATATCTTAAA encodes:
- the abt1 gene encoding activator of basal transcription 1; translation: MSDTEEEATALEVGGATVTDTSGEMEESATEELEDSREAGSEGDVETEEEENDGTQGEDEDKDEDKEKSSKKKTAPGIVYLGHIPPRLRPKHMRNMLSCYGEIGRIFLQPEDHSIRRKKKKTGSKARSFTEGWVEFRDKRVAKKVAASLHNTPMGARKRNHFSDDLWCIKYLHRFHWCHLSERLAYEQTVRQQRMRTEISQAKRETNFYLANVEKSRNLDKLRKTRQRKGEAAEEKSWDFTQRRTEDEMRQGRLRRHAVSRKGLEKAQDKARLIQEKAQSNVSLLAKIFNSTAPRD